A part of Rattus rattus isolate New Zealand chromosome 4, Rrattus_CSIRO_v1, whole genome shotgun sequence genomic DNA contains:
- the Tmem151b gene encoding transmembrane protein 151B yields the protein MSPPGSAAGESAGGGGGGGGSGVPEEPMAAADEGPAREEQRPIQPSFTKSLCRESHWKCLLLSLLMYGCLGAVAWCHVTTVTRLTFSSAYQGNSLMYHDSPCSNGYVYIPLAFLLMLYAVYLVECWHCQARHELQHRVDVNSVQERVGRMQQATPCIWWKAISYHYVRRTRQVTRYRNGDAYTTTQVYHERVNTHVAEAEFDYARCGVRDVSKALVGLEGAPATRLRFTKCFSFASVEAENAYLCQRARFFAENEGLDDYMEAREGMHLKNVDFREFMVAFPDPARPPWYACSSAFWAAALLTLSWPLRVLAEYRTAYAHYHVEKLFGLEGPGSASSAGGGLSPSDELLPPLTHRLPRVNTVDSTELEWHIRSNQQLVPSYSEVLLMDLVELGSRCGGPGGGFVPRCRYGGVGGPGAAGVTPHWRSCEHCQRAVSSSSIFSRSALSICASPRAAQGPGASAGCGGSRFSLSRLYGSRRSCLWRSRSGSVNEASCPTEQTRLSSQASMRDNEDDDDEEEAGPPPPYHDALCFPVLIVHRQEGCLGHSHRSLHRHGSCVETSL from the exons CAGCGTCCCATCCAGCCCTCTTTCACCAAATCTCTCTGCCGTGAGTCTCACTGGAAGTGCCTCCTGCTCTCACTGCTCATGTACGGCTGCCTGGGGGCAGTGGCTTGGTGCCACGTCACCACAGTGACCCGCCTCACCTTCAGCAGCGCCTACCAGGGCAACAGCCTCATGTATCATGACAGCCCTTGCTCCAACGGCTATGTCTACATCCCCCTGGCCTTCCTGCTCATGCTGTACGCCGTCTACCTGGTGGAGTGTTGGCACTGCCAAGCCCGCCACGAGCTGCAGCACCGAGTGGATGTGAACAGCGTTCAGGAGCGTGTGGGACGCATGCAGCAGGCCACCCCCTGCATCTGGTGGAAGGCCATCAGCTATCACTATGTCCGACGAACTCGACAGGTCACCCGATACCGCAATGGAGATGCCTACACGACCACCCAG GTCTACCACGAGCGGGTCAACACACACGTGGCGGAAGCCGAGTTCGACTACGCGCGCTGTGGGGTCCGGGATGTGTCCAAGGCGCTGGTGGGGCTGGAGGGCGCGCCGGCCACCCGGTTGCGCTTCACCAAGTGCTTCAGTTTCGCCAGTGTGGAGGCTGAGAACGCGTACCTGTGCCAGCGCGCGCGCTTCTTCGCCGAGAACGAGGGCTTGGATGACTACATGGAGGCTCGAGAGGGCATGCATCTCAAGAACGTGGACTTTCGCGAGTTCATGGTGGCTTTCCCCGACCCGGCTCGGCCACCTTGGTACGCCTGCTCGTCGGCCTTCTGGGCGGCAGCCCTGCTCACACTATCGTGGCCGCTGCGCGTGCTGGCCGAGTACCGCACAGCATATGCGCACTACCACGTGGAGAAGCTCTTCGGTCTGGAGGGACCGGGCTCCGCCAGCAGCGCGGGTGGCGGCCTGAGTCCCAGCGACGAGCTGCTGCCCCCGCTCACGCATCGCCTGCCGCGGGTCAACACGGTGGACAGCACGGAGCTCGAGTGGCACATCCGTTCCAATCAGCAGCTGGTACCCAGCTACTCGGAGGTGTTGCTCATGGACCTAGTCGAGCTGGGCTCGCGCTGCGGCGGGCCAGGGGGTGGCTTCGTGCCCAGGTGTCGCTACGGAGGGGTTGGTGGCCCGGGCGCGGCGGGCGTGACCCCGCACTGGCGGAGCTGCGAGCACTGTCAGCGAGCGGTCAGCAGCTCGTCCATCTTCTCGCGCAGCGCGCTGAGTATCTGCGCCAGCCCGCGGGCCGCCCAGGGCCCCGGAGCGAGTGCGGGGTGCGGGGGCAGCCGCTTCTCACTCAGCCGCCTCTATGGTTCCCGGCGCAGCTGCCTGTGGCGCAGCCGGAGCGGGAGTGTCAACGAGGCGAGCTGCCCCACGGAGCAGACGCGTCTGTCGAGCCAGGCCAGCATGCGGGACAACGAGGACGACGACGACGAGGAGGAGGCTGGGCCACCACCGCCCTACCACGACGCCCTCTGCTTCCCTGTCCTCATTGTCCATCGGCAGGAGGGGTGTCTGGGCCACAGCCACCGGTCGCTGCACCGCCATGGCTCCTGCGTGGAGACCTCACTGTGA
- the Tcte1 gene encoding dynein regulatory complex subunit 5, whose amino-acid sequence MQETSTTPSDPSSRSQSTFNIPRQVSTLGSTSPGPMKTSTSPAPSQLKTKTTNVRRMRRIISEDPEWSLAIVPLLTELCIQHIVKNFQNNPILKQLLPEHQKKVLSSLPPELPLSVTANLIEDENYWHRCCIKRWSVCHVSKHGDSWKRMFFERHLENLLKLFIPGTTDPNVILDLVPLCRNYVRRIHVDQFLPPVRMPTPPQGEEQSDSGSEGDGNETEKNHYQLQALVGGLKYLEELDLVYGVKDCGMNFEWNLFLFTYRDCHSLAATIKACHTLKIFRLTRSKVDDDKARILIRSLLDHPALEELDLSHNLIGDRGARAAAKLLNHSRLRVLNLANNQLRASGAQSLAHALAHNTNLVSLNLRLNCIEDEGGQAIAHALETNKCLTVLNLGGNELSEPTATLLSQVLPVNTTLISLNLSCNHIGQDGGKQILEGMSDNKTILELDLRLSDVAQESEYLIGQVLHNNREAARQRTLGPGHLTLPTNNYSENSVG is encoded by the exons ATGCAGGAAACCTCAACAACACCGTCTGACCCTTCGTCTCGCAGCCAATCTACTTTCAACATCCCCCGCCAGGTCTCTACTTTGGGTAGTACCAGTCCAGGACCCATGAAGACTAGCACCAGCCCTGCCCCAAGTCAGCTGAAGACCAAGACCACAAATGTCCGTCGCATGCGCAGGATCATCTCCGAGGACCCGGAGTGGTCACTGGCCATTGTACCTCTCCTTACAGAGCTCTGCATTCAACATATTGTCAAGAACTTCCAGA ACAACCCCATCCTGAAGCAGCTGCTCCCAGAGCACCAAAAGAAGGTCTTGAGCAGCCTGCCCCCTGAGCTGCCTTTGTCGGTGACGGCTAACTTGATTGAGGATGAGAATTATTGGCACCGCTGCTGCATCAAGCGCTGGTCCGTGTGCCACGTGTCCAAGCACGGCGACAGCTGGAAGCGTATGTTCTTTGAAAGACACCTGGAGAACCTGCTGAAGCTCTTCATTCCAGGGACCACAGACCCCAACGTGATTCTGGACCTGGTACCCCTCTGCAGGAACTACGTGCGCCGCATCCACGTGGACCAGTTCCTCCCACCTGTGCGGATGCCGACCCCGCCTCAGGGAGAGGAACAGTCGGACTCTGGCAGTGAGGGCGACGGGAACGAGACTGAGAAGAACCACTACCAGCTGCAGGCTCTGGTGGGTGGCCTCAAGTACCTGGAGGAGCTGGACCTGGTGTATGGCGTCAAAGACTGCGGCATGAATTTTGAGTGGAACCTCTTTCTCTTCACCTACCGAGACTGCCACTCTCTAGCAGCCACCATCAAAGCTTGTCACACTCTCAAG ATCTTCAGACTGACCCGAAGTAAGGTGGACGACGATAAGGCACGCATCCTAATCCGTAGCCTGCTGGACCACCCAGCCCTTGAGGAGCTGGACTTATCCCACAACCTCATTGGAGACCGCGGTGCACGCGCGGCAGCCAAGCTGCTGAATCACAGTCGCCTGAGAGTGCTCAACCTGGCCAACAATCAACTGCGGGCGTCCGGTGCACAGTCACTGGCTCACGCCCTGGCGCACAACACCAACCTCGTCTCCCTCAACCTCCGCCTCAACTGCATCGAGGACGAGGGTGGCCAAGCAATCGCCCACGCCCTGGAGACCAACAAGTGCCTCACCGTGCTGAACCTTGGCGGCAATGAGCTGTCTGAGCCCACAGCCACGCTCCTCTCCCAAGTGCTCCCAGTCAACACCACGCTCATCAGCCTCAACCTATCCTGCAACCACATTGGGCAG GACGGTGGGAAGCAGATCCTGGAAGGCATGTCAGACAACAAGACCATTCTGGAGTTGGACCTGCGACTGTCAGATGTAGCCCAGGAGAGCGAGTACCTCATTGGCCAGGTTCTACATAACAATCGAGAGGCTGCTCGCCAGCGGACCCTGGGTCCTGGCCACCTCACCTTACCCACTAACAACTATAGTGAGAATTCCGTAGGCTAA
- the Aars2 gene encoding alanine--tRNA ligase, mitochondrial, translating to MAASVAAAAGRLRRAIGRSCPWQRFSTEPHPPHGAAVRDTFLSFFRDRHGHRLVPSASVRPRGDPSLLFVNAGMNQFKPIFLGTVDPRSEMAGFRRVANSQKCVRAGGRHNDLEDVGRDLSHHTFFEMLGNWAFGGEYFKEEACSMAWELLTQVYGIPEDRLWVSYFSGDSKTGLAPDLETRDIWLSLGVPASRMLSFGLQENFWEMGDTGPCGPCTEIHYDLAGGMGPPQLVELWNLVFMQHYREADGSLHLLPQQHVDTGMGLERLVAVLQGKRSTYDTDLFSPLLDAIHQSCRVPPYSGRVGAADEGRIDTAYRVVADHIRTLSVCIADGVSPGMSGAPLVLRRILRRAVRYSTEVLQAPPGFLGNLVPVVVATLGAAYPELQKNSVKIANLVSEDEAAFLASLQRGRRIIDRTVKRLGASDLFPAEVAWSLSLSGNLGIPLDLVQLMLEEKGVKLDTAGLEQLAQKEAQHRAQQAEAAQEEGLCLDVHALEELHRQGIPTTDDSPKYNYSLRPNGDYEFGLCEAQVLQLYSETGTAVASVGEGQRCGLLLDRTNFYAEQGGQASDRGYLIRTGQQDVLFPVARAQVCGGFILHEAMAPECLQVGDRVQLYVDKAWRMGCMVKHTATHLLNWALRQTLGPTTEQRGSHLNPERLRFDVATQTPLTTEQLRTVESYVQEAVGQDKPVYMEEVPLTHTARIPGLRALDEVYPDPVRVVSVGVPVAQALAPASQAALQTSVELCCGTHLLSTGAVGDLVIIGDRQLVKGITRLLAITGEQAQQAREVGQSLSQEVEVASERLSRGSRNLLEAHRLSKDIGRLIEFTESAVIPQWQRQELQTTLKMLQRRANTAIRKLEKSQATEKSQELLKRHSEGPLIVDTVSAQSLSVLVKVVRQLCKQAPSMSVLLLSPQPTGSVLCACQVAQGATPTFTAEAWALAVCSHMGGKAWGSPVIAQGTGHTADLDAALRTARAYALNQL from the exons ATGGCGGCGTCAGTGGCTGCTGCCGCCGGGAGGCTGCGGCGAGCCATTGGGCGGTCGTGCCCATGGCAGCGGTTCTCAACcgagccccacccaccccacggAGCGGCAGTGCGGGACACCTTCCTGAGCTTCTTCCGAGATCGCCACGGCCACCGGCTCGTGCCCTCCGCTTCCGTGAGGCCGCGCGGCGACCCCAGCCTGCTTTTTGTCAACGCAGGCATGAACCAG TTCAAGCCCATCTTCCTGGGCACGGTGGATCCACGAAGCGAGATGGCAGGCTTCCGACGTGTGGCTAACAGCCAGAAATGTGTCAGGGCTGGAGGACGGCATAACGACCTGGAAGATGTGGGCCGTGATCTCTCTCATCATACTTTTTTTGAGATGCTTGGCAACTGGGCTTTTGGGGGTGAATATTTTAAG GAGGAAGCATGTAGCATGGCCTGGGAACTGTTGACTCAAGTCTATGGGATCCCTGAGGACAGGTTATGGGTCTCCTATTTCAGTGGTGACTCCAAGACAGGGCTGGCCCCAGACCTGGAGACCAGAGACATCTGGCTCAGCTTGGG GGTGCCTGCCAGCCGTATGCTCTCGTTCGGACTAcaagagaacttctgggagatGGGAGACACTGGGCCTTGTGGGCCTTGTACCGAGATCCACTACGATCTGGCTGGTGGAATGGGACCCCCCCAGCTGGTTGAGCTATGGAATCTGGTCTTCATGCAACACTACAG AGAGGCAGACGGAAGCCTGCATCTGCTGCCACAGCAACATGTGGACACAGGAATGGGCCTGGAAAGACTGGTGGCTGTACTGCAGGGCAAGCGTTCCACCTATGACACCGACCTCTTTTCTCCACTGCTTGATGCTATACACCAG AGCTGCAGGGTTCCCCCGTACTCTGGCCGCGTAGGGGCAGCGGATGAGGGACGAATAGACACAGCGTACCGAGTTGTAGCTGATCACATCCGCACACTCAGTGTCTGCATTGCTGATGGCGTCTCCCCGGGGATGTCAGGCGCCCC GCTAGTTCTTCGTCGGATTCTCCGTCGAGCTGTGCGCTATTCCACAGAGGTCTTGCAGGCACCACCTGGCTTTCTGGGCAACCTGGTACCAGTGGTGGTGGCGACATTG GGAGCTGCTTACCCAGAACTTCAGAAGAACTCAGTCAAG ATAGCCAACCTGGTGTCAGAGGATGAGGCAGCCTTCCTGGCCTCCCTGCAGAGAGGCCGTCGGATCATTGATCGCACCGTTAAGCGCTTGGGCGCTTCTGATTTGTTCCCTG CCGAAGTGGCCtggtcactgtcactgtctgggAATCTGGGGATCCCCCTGGACCTGGTGCAGCTAATGTTGGAGGAGAAGGGGGTGAAGCTGGACACTGCGGGCCTGGAGCAGCTAGCCCAGAAGGAGGCCCAG CACCGGgcccagcaggcagaggcagctcAGGAGGAGGGATTGTGTCTTGATGTCCACGCACTGGAGGAGCTGCACCGTCAAGGCATACCCACAACTGATGACAGCCCCAAATATAACTACTCTCTTCGCCCCAACGGGGATTATG AGTTTGGCCTCTGTGAGGCCCAGGTATTACAGCTGTATTCAGAGACTGGGACAGCTGTGGCCTCCGTGGGAGAAGGCCAGCGCTGTGGCCTCCTATTGGACAGAACCAACTTCTATGCTGAACAAGGGGGTCAGGCTTCGGACCGAGGCTACCTCATTCGTACAGGGCAGCAG GATGTGTTGTTCCCTGTGGCCCGGGCTCAGGTCTGTGGAGGCTTCATCCTGCATGAGGCCATGGCTCCCGAGTGCTTACAAGTTGGGGACCGAGTGCAGCTGTATGTGGATAAG GCCTGGCGAATGGGATGCATGGTGAAGCACACAGCCACCCACCTGCTGAACTGGGCACTTCGGCAGACGCTTGGACCAACCACCGAACAGCGGGGCTCCCATCTCAACCCCGAGCGGCTGCGCTTTGATGTGGCCACGCAG ACCCCACTGACCACAGAGCAGCTACGGACAGTAGAGAGCTACGTGCAGGAAGCTGTGGGGCAGGATAAGCCTGTATACATGGAGGAGGTGCCCCTGACACACACTGCCCGTATCCCCGGCCTTCGCGCACTGGATGAG GTGTACCCAGACCCCGTTCGGGTCGTGTCAGTGGGGGTTCCCGTGGCCCAGGCACTGGCACCAGCCTCCCAAGCTGCACTGCAGACTTCGGTGGAGCTGTGCTGCGGGAC GCACCTGCTAAGTACCGGGGCCGTGGGAGACCTGGTGATTATTGGGGATCGCCAGCTGGTCAAAGGCATCACTCGCCTACTGGCCATCACCGGGGAGCAGGCCCAACAG GCCCGAGAGGTGGGCCAGAGCCTGTCGCAGGAGGTGGAAGTGGCAAGCGAACGGCTAAGTCGGGGTAGCCGGAACCTGCTGGAGGCTCACCGGCTATCTAAGGACATAGGACGTCTCATTGAG TTCACAGAGTCTGCTGTGATACCTCAGTGGCAGCGGCAGGAGCTGCAGACCACACTGAAGATGCTACAGCGTCGTGCCAACACCGCCATCCGGAAACTGGAAAAGAGCCAG GCTACGGAGAAATCCCAGGAGCTGTTGAAACGGCACTCAGAGGGGCCTCTGATTGTGGACACTGTCTCCGCCCAGTCCCTCTCG GTGCTGGTAAAGGTCGTGCGGCAGCTGTGCAAACAGGCCCCCAGCATGTCCGTGCTGCTGCTCAGCCCCCAGCCCACTGGCAGTGTCCTGTGTGCCTGCCAGGTGGCCCAG GGTGCCACACCTACCTTCACAGCTGAGGCCTGGGCCCTAGCCGTGTGCAGCCACATGGGAGGCAAGGCTTGGGGCTCTCCAGTGATAGCCCAGGGTACTGGACACACTGCCGACCTGGACGCTGCCCTCAGGACAGCCCGAGCTTATGCACTCAACCAGCTCTGA